CCAAGGTTTTATCGTTATGGCATGGGAAGTATTGGCAGCCATTACCATTGCCGCATTTGCGCTATATTTCTTACCGAAATATTTAAAATTAGGTATCGCCACTATCCCAGAATTTTTGGAACGACGTTTTGACAAAGGCACATTATTAATCACTTCATTACTTTTCCTCGGTTGCTACGTCATTTCTTTATTACCGATCGTGCTTTACACCGGTGCTCTCGCATTGGAAAGTTTGTTCCAAGTCTCTAATGTTTTTGGCGTTGATAAAACCACCGCACTTTGGATTATGGTATGGGGAATTGGTATTTTAGGTTCTATCTATGCCATTTTCGGTGGTTTAAAAGCGGTCGCAGTTTCCGATACAATTAATGGTGTAGGCTTATTGATCGGCGGAATTATGGTAACCGTATTAGGCTTGGCTTATGTGGGCGATGGTAATATGTGGGAAGGACTAAAAGAGGTTTATCATGCCAACCCAGATCATTTTAATTCCATTGGTGATGAAAACTCCGTCGTGCCATTTTCTACTCTATTTACCGGGATGATTATTTCTAACTTATTCTTCTGGTGTACCAATCAGTCCATTATCCAGCGTGCGCTAGGTGCCAAAGACTTAAAAGAAGGGCAAAAAGGGGTGTTACTTTGTGCATTCTTAAAACTACTCGGTCCATTATTAATCATTCTACCGGGGATTATTGCTTATCATATTTTTCAAGGAAAATTAGATATTCCTGACCAAGCTTATCCAGATTTAGTCCATTTAGTGCTACCAGATGCTTTCGTCGGTTTCTTCGCCGCCGTGGTTGTTGGTGCAGTACTTTCCACTTTCAACAGTGCGCTAAATTCTTCCGTTACCTTGTTCTCACGTAATGTGTATAAAGTCAAAATTAACCCAAATGCCAGCGATATGAAATTAGTAAGTGTCGGTAAATGGGTGGGAACCATTTTAGCCGTAGTTTCCATGATCGTTGCACCGTTAGTGGCAAACGCACCGGATGGTTTATATTTCTTAATTCAAGAGTTACAAGGAATTTTCAACGCACCAATTTTAAGCGTGGTAGTCGTCGGATTATTAACTAAACGCGTACCACCGATTGCAGCAAAATTTGGCTTAATTTTTGGTATGGTGGCTTATGTCGTATGTACCTATGTGATCAAAGTAGATATTCACTTCTTCCATTTGATCGCAATTTTATTTGTTCTGAACGTTGTTGTTATGTTAATTATCGGTAAATTAAAACCAATGGAAAATCCGTATCAAGAAGAATACACCAAACAAGTGGATATTCAACCTTGGGCATTTGCAAAAGCGGTTTCATTAATTGTCACTTTCGCCTCATTTAGTATGTATATCTTTATGGCGAAAGATGCACCAGAATTTGTTTGGATTGGTTATTACTGCTTCGGCGCATTTACTTTATTATATTTCATCTATGTTTTCGCCAGAGAACGGAATAAACAATTTAAATCTTAATGCTTGTTTTATATAGCCAAAGCAGAATTAAAAATCAAAAGCACGAGTTCTCACTCGTGCTTTTATTTTTACCCGCTAAAAGTGCAGTGAAATTTTTGCAAATTTTACGTTCAGGACGTCATGGGGCGTTGTTGCAATTTTACAAGAAAAACCACCGCGCTTAACGTCCATATCCCGCTAATAAATGTTGCCAATGTTGTTCGGAGAAGCCAATACCGAGGCGTTCGACTTCTTTGACAAAAGAGCGGTGCAAACGTTGTAAGTTTTCGGCTTTCCAAAAATCACCGGATTTTTCACCGCACTTATCAAAATCCAACAACCAATACTTTTCCGTTTCGGCTGTGTGTTGCACTAAAATGTTGTGTGCATTTAAGTCAGTATGGCAGATTTGCATATCATGTAGGCGGCGGATTAAGCTGCCGATTTGTTGCCATGCCGCGGCGGATAATTCGGAGTGTTGTAAAAGTGCGGTCAAATCCTGCGCGTTTTCAATGCGTTCTGTCAAAATATCGGCGCTGTAGCAACCCAAGGCGTGTTGATGCACGCGCGCGCCTATTGGTTTGGGTACCGGTAATTCGGCTTGATAGAGACGATTTAAGAGATGAAATTCGGCAAAACTGCGCGTTTCTTGTAGTGACGTGAAATAATAACGATCTTTGTTGATTTTACCCCAAAGTCCGCCACGATAATAATGGCGCAGAGCGCAATTGACACCAAATAAATCCTGAGTTTGCACAAACCATGTGGTTCCACGCCCTTTGGCAGAACCTAAAATGCGATTTTGTTGTTGCCAGTAGTCAGGCTCAAAAAAATGCGCTTGGTCAGCCAGCGGTTGGCTGAAATTAAAAATAAAAAACTGTTTTTTCAGTTGGAATTCAAGCATCATCGACGAATTTCTTATAAAATAGAGCAATAGCCATATTCTACGGTAAAATCAATAAAATACCAAAAGTCATAGGAAAAGATATGCCACTTTTTACACAACAGCCAAAATCCCTTTGTATCCTCCGTTTATCCGCTATCGGCGATACTTGCCATGTACTTGCTGCGGTGCAGCAAATTCAGCACCATTGGCAACAAACACAGATCACATGGATCATCGGTAAGACGGAAGCCGCGCTTTTTCGCCATGTGAAAGGAATTCGTTTTGTGGTGTATGACAAAAAAAGTGGCTGGAAGGGCGTGTTGGCGTTGTGGAAGCAGTTAAAAGACTGTCATTTTGATGCGCTACTCAATATGCAAACCGCCTTTCGTGCTTCATTGCTTTCATTGGGCATCAAAGCCAATTACAAAATCGGTTTTGGTAAACAACGCGCTCGAGAGGGACAAAGGTTGTTTACCAATCGGCGCATTGAGGATCCGGCAACGCCACACGTATTAGACGGTTTTTTAGCCTTTGTCGCTTACTTGGGGGTTCCGGTAAGTCCGCCAACTTGGGATTTGGGGATAACCGATGAAATGCGCCAGCAAGTGGTACCTTATTTGGATCCAAACAGACGTAATCTCTTGATTTCTCCTTGCTCCAGCAAAGCGGAAAAAGATTGGTTGCCGCAACGTTATGCGGCGATTGCAAATTACGCCAATCAACGCCATATGCACGTTATTTTATGTGGTTCGCCGGCAGCGCGCGAAATGGCGATGGTACAAGATATTGTGGCACATTGTGATTTTACGCCAACGAATTTATGCGGTAAAACCTCGCTCTTAGAACTTTCGGCATTGATTGGTTTGGTGGATTTGGTTATCGCACCAGATAGTGGTCCGGCACATATCGCCACTACGCAAGGCACACCGATTGTTGGGCTATATGCCTATCATAATCCGTTGCGCACCGGTCCTTATTACAATTTGGACAATGTCGTGTCCGTATATGAGCAAAATGTGCGAAAAGAATTTGGCAAACCCTCAGCCCAATTGCCTTGGGCAACAAAATTAAAAGGCAAAAATCTGATGGCAGAAATTCAGGTGGAAGATGTGATTGCCGCGATCGAAAAAATAGAAAATTCAAAAGGATAACTGATATTAAATAAAATTTTCTCGTGGTTTGAGAAACAAGTAGAAACCTGTCCAGTTCCCTAAAAATTGCCGAAAGGCTTAATTCCCTTTATTTGATCAAGTTTAGAGGGAACCAAAAAATGGATCCTGCTACTCATTATTTTGGTTATCGGCGTTGGCATGATGGAAGCCATTTTATACGCGATAATATTATTTACGAGCACTGAATGCGGTTGATGAGGAAATGAGCAATATCAATGAACATGCCAAAGGCGACTTTTTTTCAGATATACAGTAAATGCGATAAAAGCGCGGTCGATTTTGCCATAAAAAATGCCTGTGTTAACACAGGCATTTTCTTCAAAGAAAACTTATTTTGCTGGATAATCCCACCAAATATCGAATAATTCACTGATTTCGATTTGTTGTAATCCATTTTGCTCCAGCCAATTTTTGACTAAAGTGCGGTGGTTTTCGTCGCATTTGCCCAGTTTTTCCAAGCAAACTAAACCTTCCCAATGCAAATAACCGCTTCCTTCATAGGCAAGTCCGTTCGGTTGAATTACTTCGGTGATAAAGCGATCAACGACTTCATCCACTTGTTCAACCGGCGTATTTTCCGCAAATTGCCAGTTCACTAAAAAGCCCAATTCTTGGAATTCGGCAAGGTGCATTTTTTTACGTTGTCTTTGATTACGTTTGATAGCCATATTTTTCTCCGATTGATGTCATCAACAGACGTGATGAACGGTTTTACTCGGCGTTAATGATAACATACTTCCGTTATCCACGCTTAATAAAATACAAATCCCATACGCCATGCCCCAAACGA
This sequence is a window from [Pasteurella] mairii. Protein-coding genes within it:
- the opsX gene encoding glycosyltransferase — encoded protein: MPLFTQQPKSLCILRLSAIGDTCHVLAAVQQIQHHWQQTQITWIIGKTEAALFRHVKGIRFVVYDKKSGWKGVLALWKQLKDCHFDALLNMQTAFRASLLSLGIKANYKIGFGKQRAREGQRLFTNRRIEDPATPHVLDGFLAFVAYLGVPVSPPTWDLGITDEMRQQVVPYLDPNRRNLLISPCSSKAEKDWLPQRYAAIANYANQRHMHVILCGSPAAREMAMVQDIVAHCDFTPTNLCGKTSLLELSALIGLVDLVIAPDSGPAHIATTQGTPIVGLYAYHNPLRTGPYYNLDNVVSVYEQNVRKEFGKPSAQLPWATKLKGKNLMAEIQVEDVIAAIEKIENSKG
- a CDS encoding cytochrome b/b6 family protein is translated as MAIKRNQRQRKKMHLAEFQELGFLVNWQFAENTPVEQVDEVVDRFITEVIQPNGLAYEGSGYLHWEGLVCLEKLGKCDENHRTLVKNWLEQNGLQQIEISELFDIWWDYPAK
- the kdkA gene encoding 3-deoxy-D-manno-octulosonic acid kinase is translated as MLEFQLKKQFFIFNFSQPLADQAHFFEPDYWQQQNRILGSAKGRGTTWFVQTQDLFGVNCALRHYYRGGLWGKINKDRYYFTSLQETRSFAEFHLLNRLYQAELPVPKPIGARVHQHALGCYSADILTERIENAQDLTALLQHSELSAAAWQQIGSLIRRLHDMQICHTDLNAHNILVQHTAETEKYWLLDFDKCGEKSGDFWKAENLQRLHRSFVKEVERLGIGFSEQHWQHLLAGYGR
- the yidK_2 gene encoding sodium/solute symporter encodes the protein MLAFISFVGFTALVAVLAWWYTRKDDLSNSEGYYLAGRSLTATFIAGSMLLTNLSTEHLVGLNGLAYRQGFIVMAWEVLAAITIAAFALYFLPKYLKLGIATIPEFLERRFDKGTLLITSLLFLGCYVISLLPIVLYTGALALESLFQVSNVFGVDKTTALWIMVWGIGILGSIYAIFGGLKAVAVSDTINGVGLLIGGIMVTVLGLAYVGDGNMWEGLKEVYHANPDHFNSIGDENSVVPFSTLFTGMIISNLFFWCTNQSIIQRALGAKDLKEGQKGVLLCAFLKLLGPLLIILPGIIAYHIFQGKLDIPDQAYPDLVHLVLPDAFVGFFAAVVVGAVLSTFNSALNSSVTLFSRNVYKVKINPNASDMKLVSVGKWVGTILAVVSMIVAPLVANAPDGLYFLIQELQGIFNAPILSVVVVGLLTKRVPPIAAKFGLIFGMVAYVVCTYVIKVDIHFFHLIAILFVLNVVVMLIIGKLKPMENPYQEEYTKQVDIQPWAFAKAVSLIVTFASFSMYIFMAKDAPEFVWIGYYCFGAFTLLYFIYVFARERNKQFKS